One Mesorhizobium sp. L-2-11 genomic region harbors:
- the ftsW gene encoding putative lipid II flippase FtsW, with protein sequence MQSRLDKSPVATWWWTIDRWFLAAFLSLMGLGIVLSFAASPAVAQRIGLDSFHFATRQIIFTIPALGVMLAVSFLESRQIRRMALAMLCIMLVLMVAVLYIGVEVKGARRWVSLAGVSLQPSEFLKPAFVVICAWLFAEHKRQPDIPGNLFAMLLLALVISLLVAQPDFGQTMLVLGTWGVMFFMAGLPWLWIIALGAAGVGGVFAAYAVFPHVAGRIDRFMTGEGDTFQVDMGRDALINGGWFGVGPGEGTVKRVIPDSHADFVYSVAGEEFGLIMCFFIMTIFAFIVLRGLGTALKEQDDFTRYAVGGLVTVFGLQSVINMAVNLQLMPAKGMTLPFISYGGSSQIAIAISMGMVLALTRKRPEKRKQLGFAPSRRAMPAE encoded by the coding sequence ATGCAAAGCCGTCTCGACAAAAGCCCGGTTGCCACCTGGTGGTGGACGATCGACCGATGGTTCCTGGCTGCGTTCCTGTCGCTGATGGGGCTCGGCATCGTGCTGTCCTTCGCGGCAAGCCCGGCGGTGGCCCAGCGTATCGGCCTGGACAGTTTCCACTTCGCTACAAGGCAGATCATCTTCACCATTCCCGCGCTTGGCGTGATGCTGGCCGTCTCCTTCCTGGAATCGCGGCAGATCAGGCGCATGGCCCTGGCGATGCTGTGCATCATGCTGGTGCTGATGGTGGCGGTGCTCTACATCGGCGTCGAGGTGAAGGGCGCGCGTCGCTGGGTGTCGCTTGCCGGCGTGTCGCTGCAGCCGTCGGAATTCCTCAAGCCTGCCTTCGTCGTCATCTGCGCCTGGCTGTTTGCCGAACACAAGCGCCAGCCCGACATTCCAGGCAATCTGTTCGCCATGCTGCTGCTGGCCCTTGTCATCTCGCTGCTGGTGGCGCAGCCAGATTTCGGCCAGACCATGCTTGTGCTCGGCACCTGGGGGGTGATGTTCTTCATGGCCGGACTGCCATGGCTGTGGATCATCGCGCTGGGCGCTGCCGGCGTCGGCGGCGTGTTTGCCGCCTATGCCGTGTTCCCGCATGTCGCCGGCCGCATCGATCGCTTCATGACCGGCGAGGGCGACACCTTCCAGGTCGACATGGGCCGCGATGCGCTGATCAATGGCGGCTGGTTCGGCGTCGGGCCGGGCGAGGGCACCGTCAAGCGGGTGATACCCGACAGCCATGCCGATTTCGTCTACTCGGTGGCCGGCGAAGAGTTCGGACTGATCATGTGCTTCTTCATCATGACCATCTTCGCTTTCATCGTGCTGCGCGGCCTCGGCACCGCGCTCAAGGAGCAGGACGATTTCACACGCTATGCGGTTGGCGGCCTGGTCACGGTGTTCGGTCTGCAGTCGGTCATCAACATGGCCGTCAATCTGCAGCTGATGCCGGCCAAGGGCATGACCTTGCCGTTCATCTCCTATGGCGGCTCCTCGCAGATCGCCATCGCCATCTCGATGGGCATGGTGCTGGCGCTGACGCGCAAGCGGCCGGAAAAGCGCAAGCAGTTGGGCTTCGCCCCGTCGCGGCGCGCCATGCCGGCGGAGTGA
- the murG gene encoding undecaprenyldiphospho-muramoylpentapeptide beta-N-acetylglucosaminyltransferase: MSRGAILLAAGGTGGHLFPAEALAHELHQRGWTVHLATDDRAERFAGQFPAACIHPIQSATIGSKNPFALLAAFWKIWGGVRQASAVIGRVKPAVVVGFGGYPTLPPLYAATRRKVPTLIHEQNAVMGRANRALAGRVDAIAGGFLPQDSSAAGARTVTTGNPVRPQVLEAAKTPYAASTRNQPFRFLVFGGSQGAQFFSDAVPAAVRQLSDAQRKRLDITQQARADDVERVKAAYAALGVAAEVSPFFTDMAARMAAAHLVMSRSGASTVSEIAVIGRPALLVPYPHALDHDQAANAAALAAAGGAEVHPQSTLSSERIAALVGTLMDDPERLATMAAAAKSAGKPDAARLLADLTEAIASKKSVSEFRKETHA; this comes from the coding sequence ATGTCGAGGGGCGCGATCCTTCTGGCGGCCGGCGGCACGGGCGGGCATCTCTTCCCGGCCGAGGCGCTGGCGCATGAGCTGCACCAGCGTGGCTGGACAGTGCACCTCGCCACCGACGATCGTGCCGAGCGTTTTGCCGGCCAGTTCCCGGCCGCTTGCATTCATCCGATCCAGTCGGCGACCATCGGCTCGAAAAATCCTTTCGCTTTGCTCGCCGCCTTCTGGAAGATATGGGGCGGCGTGCGGCAGGCATCGGCGGTGATCGGCCGGGTCAAGCCGGCCGTCGTGGTCGGTTTCGGCGGCTATCCGACGCTGCCGCCGCTCTATGCGGCGACGCGACGCAAGGTGCCGACGCTGATTCACGAGCAGAACGCGGTGATGGGGCGCGCCAACCGGGCGCTCGCCGGCCGTGTCGATGCCATCGCCGGCGGGTTTTTGCCACAAGATTCAAGCGCTGCAGGCGCCAGGACGGTGACGACCGGCAATCCGGTCAGGCCGCAAGTGCTGGAGGCGGCAAAGACGCCCTATGCGGCGTCGACCAGGAACCAGCCGTTCCGCTTTCTGGTGTTCGGCGGCAGCCAGGGCGCACAGTTCTTTTCCGATGCGGTGCCGGCGGCGGTTCGACAGCTTTCCGATGCACAACGCAAGCGGCTTGATATCACCCAGCAGGCGCGTGCCGACGACGTCGAGCGGGTGAAGGCGGCCTATGCCGCCCTTGGCGTCGCGGCTGAGGTGTCGCCGTTCTTCACCGACATGGCGGCGCGCATGGCTGCGGCGCATCTGGTGATGTCGCGGTCCGGCGCATCGACCGTATCGGAAATCGCGGTGATCGGCCGGCCGGCGCTGCTGGTGCCCTATCCGCATGCGCTCGACCACGACCAGGCGGCCAATGCCGCGGCATTGGCCGCGGCAGGCGGCGCCGAAGTGCATCCGCAATCGACGCTTTCGTCCGAGCGCATCGCCGCGCTGGTCGGAACGCTGATGGACGATCCGGAGCGGCTGGCCACAATGGCAGCGGCGGCCAAATCGGCCGGAAAACCGGACGCGGCACGGTTGCTCGCCGATCTGACAGAGGCTATTGCGTCGAAGAAAAGCGTATCGGAATTCAGGAAGGAGACGCACGCATGA
- the murC gene encoding UDP-N-acetylmuramate--L-alanine ligase, which produces MKMPQTIGLVHFIGIGGIGMSGIAEVLHNLGYQVQGSDQADSANVQRLRDKGIECFVGHHADNIGDAEVVVVSTAIKKSNPELKAAREKLLPVVRRAEMLAELMRFRQAVAIGGTHGKTTTTSMVATLLEAGGLDPTVINGGIINAYGTNARMGDGEWMVVEADESDGTFLKLPAEIAVVTNIDPEHLDHYGSFDKVREAFRQFVENVPFYGFGVMCTDHPEVQALVSRIEDRRVITYGENAQADVRFINHRMDGPTSEFDVVIRDRKTRGQSTISGLRLPMPGRHNVANATAAIAVAHELGLSAEAIKKGLSSFAGVKRRFTPTGSWNGIDVFDDYGHHPVEITAVLKAARDATQGRVIAIAQPHRFTRLHDLFDEFSVCFNDADTVMVAPVYAAGEEPIDGVTSEALVSRIRSGGHRDARYIEGPAAIAPVIRDLAKPGDFIVFLGAGNITQWAYALPRELGGTAS; this is translated from the coding sequence ATGAAGATGCCGCAGACGATCGGCCTCGTGCATTTCATCGGCATCGGCGGCATCGGCATGAGCGGCATCGCCGAGGTGCTGCATAATCTCGGCTACCAGGTGCAAGGGTCCGACCAAGCCGACAGCGCCAATGTGCAGCGGCTGCGCGACAAGGGCATCGAGTGCTTTGTCGGTCATCATGCCGACAATATCGGCGATGCCGAAGTGGTCGTCGTCTCGACGGCGATCAAGAAATCCAATCCGGAGCTGAAGGCGGCACGCGAGAAACTGCTTCCCGTCGTGCGTCGCGCCGAGATGCTGGCGGAACTGATGCGCTTCCGGCAGGCGGTGGCCATCGGCGGCACGCATGGCAAGACGACGACGACCTCGATGGTGGCGACGCTGCTCGAAGCCGGCGGCCTCGATCCGACCGTGATCAATGGCGGCATCATCAACGCCTATGGCACCAACGCCCGCATGGGCGATGGCGAATGGATGGTGGTGGAGGCCGATGAGAGCGACGGCACGTTCCTGAAGCTGCCGGCCGAGATCGCCGTCGTCACCAACATCGATCCCGAGCATCTCGACCATTACGGCTCATTCGACAAGGTGCGCGAGGCCTTTCGCCAGTTCGTCGAAAACGTGCCGTTCTACGGCTTCGGCGTCATGTGCACCGACCATCCGGAGGTGCAGGCGCTGGTCAGCCGCATCGAGGACCGGCGCGTCATCACCTATGGCGAGAACGCACAGGCCGACGTGCGTTTCATCAATCACCGCATGGATGGCCCGACCTCAGAATTCGATGTGGTGATCCGCGACCGCAAGACCCGCGGCCAATCGACGATTTCAGGCCTGCGCCTGCCGATGCCCGGCCGTCACAACGTCGCCAATGCGACCGCAGCGATCGCCGTCGCGCATGAGCTCGGCCTTTCGGCCGAGGCGATCAAGAAGGGCCTGTCGTCCTTCGCCGGCGTCAAGCGGCGCTTTACGCCCACCGGTTCGTGGAACGGCATCGATGTGTTCGACGACTACGGCCACCATCCGGTCGAGATCACAGCGGTTCTGAAGGCGGCGCGCGACGCCACCCAGGGCCGCGTCATCGCCATTGCCCAGCCGCACCGCTTCACCCGGCTGCATGATCTGTTCGACGAGTTCTCGGTCTGCTTCAACGATGCCGACACGGTGATGGTGGCGCCGGTCTATGCGGCAGGCGAAGAGCCGATCGACGGGGTGACGTCAGAGGCATTGGTGTCGCGCATCCGCTCCGGCGGCCATCGCGACGCGCGCTACATCGAAGGCCCGGCGGCGATTGCGCCTGTTATCCGCGACCTGGCCAAGCCAGGCGATTTCATCGTCTTCCTCGGCGCCGGCAACATCACCCAATGGGCCTATGCGCTGCCCAGGGAACTCGGCGGGACGGCCTCATGA
- the murB gene encoding UDP-N-acetylmuramate dehydrogenase, giving the protein MTRGQALIDKLGVRLAGLRGRITPNAEMDKITWFRAGGLADALFQPADEDDLAAFLRAVPEEIPLTTVGIGSNLLVRDGGIAGFVIRLSAKGFGEAEVVAPTTIKAGAATPDKRLAAVAYQAGIGGFEFYHGIPGAIGGALRMNAGANGVETRERVVEVRALDRKGNVHTLSNADMGYAYRHSAAPAGLIFTSAVFEGVLADKAAIKAAMDAVQHHRETVQPIREKTGGSTFKNPEGTSAWKEIDRAGCRGLMIGGAQMSPMHCNFMINTGTATGYDLEYLGETVRTRVLERSGIRLHWEIKRIGKFRPGHEVQEFLGQLL; this is encoded by the coding sequence ATGACGCGCGGCCAGGCGTTGATCGACAAGCTTGGCGTCCGGCTTGCCGGCCTGCGCGGTCGCATCACGCCGAATGCTGAGATGGACAAGATAACCTGGTTCCGCGCCGGCGGGCTGGCCGACGCACTGTTCCAGCCGGCCGACGAAGACGATCTCGCTGCGTTCCTGAGAGCAGTGCCCGAAGAGATACCGCTGACCACCGTCGGTATCGGCTCGAACCTGCTTGTCCGTGACGGCGGTATTGCGGGCTTCGTCATCCGGCTTTCGGCCAAGGGCTTTGGCGAAGCCGAAGTGGTTGCGCCGACCACAATCAAGGCGGGCGCGGCCACGCCCGACAAACGCCTTGCCGCTGTCGCCTATCAGGCTGGCATAGGCGGCTTTGAGTTTTACCACGGCATTCCGGGCGCCATCGGCGGTGCGCTGAGGATGAATGCCGGCGCCAATGGCGTCGAGACGCGCGAGCGCGTTGTCGAGGTGCGCGCGCTCGACCGCAAGGGCAATGTGCATACGCTGAGCAACGCCGACATGGGCTACGCCTATCGCCATTCGGCAGCACCTGCCGGGCTGATCTTCACATCGGCGGTGTTCGAGGGCGTTTTGGCAGACAAGGCCGCGATCAAGGCGGCAATGGACGCCGTCCAGCACCATCGCGAGACCGTGCAGCCGATCCGCGAAAAGACCGGCGGCTCGACCTTCAAGAATCCGGAAGGCACCTCGGCATGGAAGGAGATCGACAGAGCGGGCTGTCGGGGGCTGATGATCGGCGGCGCGCAGATGTCTCCGATGCATTGCAACTTCATGATCAACACGGGAACGGCGACCGGCTACGATCTTGAATATCTTGGCGAGACGGTGCGCACGCGCGTGCTCGAACGGTCGGGCATCCGGCTGCATTGGGAAATCAAGCGCATCGGCAAATTCCGGCCTGGGCACGAGGTCCAGGAATTCCTCGGACAGTTGCTATGA
- a CDS encoding D-alanine--D-alanine ligase, which yields MKSKHVAVLLGGFSSERPVSLSSGKACADALETEGYQVTRVDVSRDVGSVLAELKPDVVFNALHGPFGEDGTIQGILEYLAIPYTHSGVLASALAMNKEQAKKIARSVGIPVAESKVVNRFAIQNRHTMKPPYVVKPVNEGSSFGVVIVHEGQSHPPQVIGSSDWKYGDTVMVERYVHGRELTCAVMGDVALGVCEIIPTGHSFYDYDSKYVAGGSKHECPAKISPNIYQKIQTLTLRAHQAIGCRGVSRSDFRYDDRHSENGEIVWLEVNTQPGMTPTSLVPEIAAQAGHSFGDLLSWMVEDASCLR from the coding sequence ATGAAAAGCAAGCACGTGGCCGTCCTTCTGGGTGGATTCTCGTCCGAGCGGCCCGTGTCCTTGTCTTCGGGGAAAGCCTGTGCCGATGCGCTCGAGACGGAAGGCTACCAGGTCACTCGCGTCGACGTCTCGCGCGATGTTGGATCGGTGCTGGCTGAGCTCAAGCCTGATGTTGTCTTCAATGCGCTGCATGGTCCTTTCGGCGAGGACGGCACCATCCAGGGCATCCTCGAATATCTTGCCATCCCCTACACCCATTCCGGCGTTCTCGCCTCGGCGCTTGCCATGAACAAGGAACAGGCCAAGAAGATCGCCAGGTCCGTCGGGATTCCGGTCGCCGAATCGAAAGTGGTCAATCGCTTCGCCATCCAGAACAGGCACACGATGAAGCCGCCCTACGTCGTCAAGCCGGTCAATGAGGGGTCGAGCTTCGGCGTCGTCATCGTGCACGAAGGGCAGTCGCATCCGCCGCAGGTCATCGGTTCGTCCGACTGGAAGTATGGCGATACCGTCATGGTGGAGCGCTATGTGCACGGGCGGGAGTTGACCTGCGCGGTGATGGGCGATGTGGCGCTCGGCGTCTGCGAGATCATCCCGACCGGCCATTCCTTCTACGACTATGATTCAAAATACGTCGCGGGCGGATCAAAACACGAATGCCCTGCAAAAATTTCACCGAATATTTACCAAAAAATACAGACACTGACGCTCAGGGCTCACCAAGCTATCGGCTGCCGGGGCGTTTCCCGGTCGGACTTCCGTTATGATGATCGACACTCCGAGAACGGCGAAATTGTCTGGCTCGAGGTCAACACTCAGCCGGGCATGACGCCGACATCCTTGGTGCCTGAGATCGCCGCGCAGGCGGGGCACTCGTTCGGCGATTTGTTGAGTTGGATGGTGGAGGACGCTTCGTGTCTGCGTTGA
- a CDS encoding cell division protein FtsQ/DivIB produces the protein MSALRWGQGKGKGAAGPTLFGVSLSFDHFVLPRLLRRPARMLARLGEDDFEVPPFSAAVLSAALLVSGSAYGAYLGGHVDAIVQGITARSGFAVDQIKVVGNRATSEIDILDRMQLDGWTSLIGFDAEAARERIATLPWVEVAAVRKVYPHMLEVRIEEREPFALWQQGSELSVIERSGAVIAPFSGGKQSLLPLIVGTGAPAKAPDFLARIKKYPELAARVKGYIRIGERRWDLKLENGITVKLPEDGEDRAIADLVRMDRENGLLTRDIAAVDMRLSDRLVVQLTPEAATQRQAALNEKPKMPKRKPETKI, from the coding sequence GTGTCTGCGTTGAGGTGGGGACAGGGCAAGGGGAAGGGCGCGGCCGGGCCGACGCTGTTCGGTGTGTCGTTGTCGTTCGACCATTTCGTGCTGCCGCGCCTGCTTCGCCGGCCGGCGCGCATGCTGGCGCGTCTGGGCGAGGACGACTTCGAAGTGCCGCCGTTTTCCGCAGCCGTGCTGTCGGCGGCGCTGCTCGTATCGGGCAGTGCCTATGGCGCCTATCTCGGCGGGCATGTCGACGCCATCGTCCAGGGCATTACCGCCCGCTCCGGCTTTGCCGTCGACCAGATCAAGGTCGTCGGCAATCGCGCAACCTCCGAGATCGATATTCTCGACAGGATGCAACTCGATGGCTGGACCTCGCTGATCGGCTTCGATGCCGAAGCGGCGCGGGAACGCATCGCCACGCTGCCCTGGGTCGAGGTTGCGGCGGTGCGCAAGGTCTATCCGCACATGCTGGAGGTGCGCATCGAGGAGCGTGAGCCCTTTGCGCTCTGGCAGCAGGGCAGCGAGCTTTCGGTAATCGAGCGCTCCGGCGCCGTGATCGCGCCATTCTCCGGCGGCAAGCAGTCGCTGCTGCCGCTGATCGTCGGCACCGGCGCCCCGGCCAAGGCGCCGGATTTCCTGGCCAGGATCAAGAAATATCCAGAGCTTGCCGCACGGGTCAAAGGCTATATCCGCATCGGCGAACGGCGTTGGGACCTGAAGCTCGAAAACGGCATCACGGTCAAGCTTCCCGAGGATGGCGAGGACCGGGCGATCGCCGATCTGGTCAGGATGGACCGAGAGAACGGGCTTTTGACGCGCGATATCGCCGCCGTCGACATGCGCCTTTCCGATCGCCTCGTCGTCCAGTTGACGCCGGAGGCGGCGACGCAGCGTCAGGCCGCTCTCAATGAAAAGCCGAAAATGCCGAAGCGCAAGCCGGAGACGAAGATATGA
- the ftsA gene encoding cell division protein FtsA: MSWLGGNSDASSRRSGIMTVLDVGSSKVCCVVAKLKPREDGMLLRGRSHRIQVIGIGHQKSQGVKSGVVIDLDRAEHAIRLAVDAAERMAGLTVDSLIVNMTAGRLKSESFSATINLGGHEADEADIKRVLAAGAKQALRAEREVIHSLPVGFSLDAERGVRDPRGMVGDQLGVDMHVLTGDAAPLRNLELCINRSHLSVERMVATPYASGLAALVDDELEMGAACIDMGGGTTTISMFSEGKFVHGDAIAIGGNHVTLDMAKGLSTSLDAAERLKVMHGSALPGSADDRDLVSIQPIGEDGEVPLQIPRSVMTRIIRARIDETLELLRDRLNRSGYGNAAGKRVVLTGGASQLSGLPEAARRILGRNVRIGRPLGVAGLPEAAKGPAFSTPVGLLIYPQMANFESHPAKGISGLRMTGTGGKLHRMSQWLRDSF, translated from the coding sequence ATGAGCTGGCTTGGCGGCAACAGCGATGCCTCGTCGCGCCGGTCCGGCATCATGACGGTGCTGGATGTCGGCTCGAGCAAGGTCTGCTGCGTGGTGGCCAAGCTCAAGCCGCGCGAGGACGGCATGCTGCTGCGCGGGCGCTCGCATCGCATACAGGTGATCGGCATCGGCCACCAGAAATCGCAAGGCGTGAAATCGGGTGTCGTCATCGATCTCGACAGGGCCGAGCACGCCATCCGCCTTGCCGTCGATGCCGCCGAGCGAATGGCCGGGCTGACCGTCGATTCGCTGATCGTCAACATGACGGCCGGCCGACTGAAGAGCGAAAGCTTCTCGGCAACCATCAACCTTGGCGGCCATGAGGCCGACGAGGCCGACATTAAGCGCGTGCTTGCCGCCGGCGCCAAGCAGGCGCTGCGAGCCGAACGCGAAGTGATCCATTCGCTTCCCGTCGGCTTTTCGCTGGACGCCGAGCGCGGCGTGCGTGATCCGCGCGGCATGGTCGGCGACCAGCTCGGCGTTGACATGCACGTGCTGACGGGTGACGCGGCACCGTTGCGCAATCTGGAGCTTTGCATCAACCGTTCGCACCTGTCGGTCGAGCGCATGGTGGCGACGCCCTATGCCAGCGGGCTTGCCGCACTGGTCGACGACGAGCTCGAAATGGGCGCAGCCTGCATCGACATGGGCGGCGGCACCACGACGATCTCGATGTTTTCGGAAGGCAAGTTCGTTCATGGCGACGCCATCGCCATCGGCGGCAACCACGTCACGCTGGACATGGCCAAGGGCCTGTCAACCTCGCTCGATGCCGCCGAGAGGCTGAAAGTGATGCATGGCTCGGCGCTGCCCGGCAGTGCCGACGACCGCGACCTGGTCTCGATACAGCCGATCGGCGAGGATGGCGAGGTGCCGCTTCAGATCCCGCGTTCGGTGATGACGCGTATCATCCGGGCGCGCATCGACGAGACGCTGGAACTGTTGCGCGACCGGCTGAACAGGTCCGGCTACGGCAACGCCGCCGGCAAGCGCGTCGTGCTGACCGGCGGCGCCAGCCAGCTTTCCGGCCTGCCTGAGGCAGCGCGCCGCATTCTCGGACGCAATGTGCGCATCGGCCGTCCGCTCGGTGTAGCGGGCTTGCCGGAGGCGGCCAAGGGGCCGGCTTTCTCGACGCCGGTCGGGCTTCTGATCTACCCGCAGATGGCGAATTTCGAGAGCCATCCGGCGAAAGGAATTTCTGGTCTCAGGATGACCGGAACAGGCGGAAAACTGCATCGGATGAGTCAGTGGTTGAGAGACAGTTTTTAA
- the ftsZ gene encoding cell division protein FtsZ produces the protein MTINLQKPDITELKPRITVFGVGGGGGNAVNNMITAGLRGVEFVVANTDAQALTMSKADRLIQLGAHVTEGLGAGSQPEVGRAAAEECIDEIVDHLSNTHMCFVTAGMGGGTGTGAAPVVARAAREKGILTVGVVTKPFHFEGQRRMKTADLGIEELQKCVDTLIVIPNQNLFRLANDKTTFADAFAMADQVLYSGVACITDLMVKEGLINLDFADVRSVMREMGKAMMGTGEASGEGRAMAAAEAAIANPLLDETSMKGAKGLLISITGGRDLTLFEVDEAATRIREEVDQEANIILGATFDEDLEGVIRVSVVATGIDKSAAEIAAAPIAIRTTPPKPVSRPAAPVTESRPVPVQQGGYEPRAADPVAEAIQLAEANAAAMARPAPAPQAEDFRPQSKIFQAPPAQPQPMLQPMVQQAMQPAPQREMLQPAAPQRMPRVEDFPPVVKAEVEAKSRPADHENSGPMGLLKRLTNGLTRREEEPARLQPAQPREPKLRQAAPEVRRLASQDPQLYAPRRGQLDDQGRLTPQSRAVQEDDQLEIPAFLRRQAN, from the coding sequence ATGACCATCAATCTGCAAAAGCCGGACATCACCGAGCTGAAGCCGCGTATCACCGTGTTCGGTGTCGGCGGCGGCGGCGGCAATGCCGTCAACAACATGATCACCGCCGGCTTGCGCGGCGTCGAGTTCGTGGTGGCCAATACCGATGCGCAGGCGCTGACCATGTCCAAGGCGGATCGCCTGATCCAGCTCGGCGCGCATGTCACCGAGGGCCTGGGTGCGGGGTCGCAGCCGGAAGTCGGACGCGCCGCGGCGGAGGAATGCATCGACGAGATCGTCGATCATCTCTCCAACACCCATATGTGCTTCGTCACTGCCGGCATGGGCGGCGGCACCGGTACGGGGGCCGCGCCGGTCGTTGCACGTGCCGCGCGCGAGAAGGGGATTCTCACCGTCGGTGTCGTCACCAAGCCGTTCCATTTCGAAGGCCAGCGCCGCATGAAGACGGCGGACCTGGGTATCGAGGAATTGCAGAAATGCGTTGATACCCTCATCGTCATCCCCAACCAGAACCTGTTCCGGCTGGCCAATGACAAGACGACCTTTGCCGACGCTTTCGCCATGGCCGACCAGGTGCTCTATTCCGGCGTCGCCTGCATCACCGACCTGATGGTCAAGGAAGGGCTGATCAACCTCGACTTCGCCGACGTCCGCTCGGTCATGCGCGAGATGGGCAAGGCGATGATGGGGACGGGTGAAGCTTCCGGCGAGGGTCGCGCCATGGCCGCCGCCGAAGCCGCGATCGCCAACCCGCTGCTCGACGAGACCTCGATGAAGGGCGCCAAGGGGCTGTTGATCTCGATCACCGGCGGCCGCGACCTGACCCTGTTCGAAGTCGACGAGGCGGCGACCCGAATTCGCGAGGAGGTCGACCAGGAAGCCAACATCATCCTGGGTGCGACGTTCGACGAGGATCTCGAAGGCGTCATCCGTGTCTCGGTGGTTGCTACCGGCATCGACAAATCGGCAGCAGAAATCGCTGCCGCGCCGATCGCCATCCGCACGACTCCGCCAAAGCCGGTCAGCCGCCCGGCCGCTCCGGTCACGGAAAGCCGCCCAGTGCCTGTCCAGCAGGGAGGCTATGAGCCGCGCGCCGCCGATCCTGTCGCCGAGGCAATCCAGCTCGCCGAGGCGAATGCGGCGGCGATGGCGCGTCCCGCGCCGGCCCCCCAGGCAGAAGATTTCCGCCCGCAGAGCAAGATCTTCCAGGCGCCGCCGGCCCAGCCGCAGCCGATGCTGCAGCCAATGGTTCAGCAAGCGATGCAGCCCGCGCCGCAGCGTGAAATGCTTCAGCCGGCAGCGCCCCAGCGCATGCCGCGCGTCGAGGACTTTCCGCCGGTGGTGAAAGCCGAGGTGGAAGCCAAAAGCCGCCCGGCCGACCACGAGAACAGCGGACCGATGGGACTGCTCAAGCGCCTGACCAACGGCCTTACCCGTCGCGAAGAAGAGCCCGCACGGCTGCAGCCGGCGCAGCCGCGCGAGCCGAAACTGCGCCAGGCGGCACCCGAAGTGCGCCGCCTTGCCAGCCAGGATCCGCAGCTTTACGCGCCGCGCCGCGGCCAGTTGGACGACCAGGGCCGGCTGACGCCGCAGAGCCGGGCTGTCCAGGAAGACGATCAGCTGGAGATTCCGGCATTCCTTCGCCGCCAGGCCAACTGA